The following coding sequences are from one Triticum aestivum cultivar Chinese Spring chromosome 5A, IWGSC CS RefSeq v2.1, whole genome shotgun sequence window:
- the LOC123106433 gene encoding uncharacterized protein, with translation MDGKKPKIPADVRRASQWALVNASFHLFSFFAVRPSAAYAVAGYEATCSECVALTDKLSGLWLVMLWCAAAQAAAAGLALMLPCRDNANLALRSPSSGTTCTPSPSASSSKPTQDSSWAGSSAPRASSSSRAPTSSASVTSSSWEMTR, from the exons ATGGACGGCAAGAAGCCCAAGATCCCGGCTGACGTCCGGCGGGCCAGCCAGTGGGCGCTCGTCAACGCCTCCTTCCACCTCTTCTCATTCTTCGCCGTGCGCCCGTCCGCCGCCTATGCCGTCGCCGGCTACGAGGCCACGTGCAGCGAG TGCGTGGCGCTGACGGACAAGCTGAGCGGCCTCTGGCTCGTGATGCTGTGGTGCGCCGCAGCCCAGGCGGCCGCCGCGGGGCTGGCGCTGATGCTCCCGTGCCGCGACAACGCCAACCTCGCGCTCAGGTCACCATCGTCGGGCACTACATGTACGCCGTCGCCGTCCGCCTCCTCCTCGAAGCCGACCCAGGATTCCTCTTGGGCTGGATCGTCGGCCCCGCGAGCATCGTCGTCTTCGCGGGCGCCGACTTCGTCTGCTTCCGTGACCTCCTCCAGCTGGGAGATGACTAGATGA